The Grus americana isolate bGruAme1 chromosome 8, bGruAme1.mat, whole genome shotgun sequence genome includes a region encoding these proteins:
- the CCN1 gene encoding LOW QUALITY PROTEIN: CCN family member 1 (The sequence of the model RefSeq protein was modified relative to this genomic sequence to represent the inferred CDS: deleted 1 base in 1 codon), giving the protein MPRALDTAAARNARRQRRGARGGPAPHIRRSRPPLPQTAPAPLALAASRRPSLPAPPALDMGSAGTRPALAAALLCLARLALGSPCPAVCQCPAAVPQCAPGVGLVPDGCGCCKVCAKQLNEDCSRAQPCDHTKGLECNFGASPAALKGICRAQSEGRPCEYNSKIYQNGESFQPNCKHQCTCIDGAVGCIPLCPQELSLPNLGCPSPRLVKVPGQCCEEWVCDESKDALDELEGFFSKEFGPDDSEGELTRNNELIAIVKGGLKMLPVFGSEPQSRAFENPKCIVQTTSWSQCSKTCGTGISTRVTNDNPDCKLIKETRICEVRPCGQPSYASLKKGKKCTKTKKSPSPVKFTYAGCSSVKKYRPKYCGSCVDGRCCTPQQTRTVKIRFRCDDGETFTKSVMMIQSCRCNYNCPHANEAYPYYRLVNDIHKFRD; this is encoded by the exons ATGCCGCGAGCGCTGGACACGGCCGCGGCCCGGAACGCGCGACGTCAGCGCCGCGGCGCAcgcggcggccccgcgccccATATAAGGCGGTCGCGCCCGCCGCTGCCTCAGACcgcgccggccccgctc gcgctCGCAGCCTCCCGCCGTCCCTCGCTTCCCGCACCGCCGGCGCTAGACATGGGCTCCGCGGGCACCCGCCCCGCTCTGGCGGCCGCTCTCCTCTGTTTGGCCCGCCTG GCTCTGGGCTCGCCCTGCCCCGCCGTCTGCCAGTGCCCGGCGGCCGTGCCGCAGTGCGCCCCGGGCGTGGGGCTGGTGCCGGACGGCTGCGGCTGCTGCAAGGTCTGCGCCAAGCAGCTGAACGAGGACTGCAGCCGGGCGCAGCCCTGCGACCACACCAAGGGGCTGGAGTGCAACTTCGGCGCCAGCCCCGCCGCGCTGAAGGGCATCTGCAGAG CACAGTCTGAGGGGAGACCGTGTGAATATAACTCCAAAATCTACCAGAATGGCGAAAGCTTCCAGCCGAACTGTAAACACCAGTGTACGTGCATAGATGGAGCTGTGGGCTGCATCCCGCTCTGCCCGCAAGAGCTCTCTCTTCCGAACCTGGGCTgtcccagccccaggctggtCAAAGTCCCCGGGCAGTGCTGCGAAGAGTGGGTCTGTGATGAAAGCAAGGATGCGCTGGATGAGCTGGAAGGCTTCTTCAGCAAAGAGTTTGGTCCAGATGATTCCGAAGGCGAACTAACCAGGAACAACGAGCTAATTGCTATTGTGAAAGGAGGCCTGAAAATGCTACCTG TTTTTGGATCTGAGCCACAAAGCCGAGCTTTTGAGAATCCCAAATGCATTGTGCAAACAACCTCCTGGTCCCAGTGCTCAAAGACATGTGGAACTGGCATCTCCACAAGGGTTACCAACGACAATCCTGACTGCAAGCTCATCAAAGAGACCAGGATATGTGAAGTGAGGCCATGTGGCCAGCCTAGCTATGCCTCCCTAAAG aagggaaaaaaatgtaccaAGACTAAGAAGTCCCCATCCCCAGTGAAGTTTACTTATGCCGGATGTTCCAGCGTGAAGAAGTACCGCCCCAAGTACTGTGGCTCCTGTGTGGATGGCAGGTGCTGCACGCCCCAGCAGACCAGGACTGTCAAGATCAGGTTCCGCTGCGATGATGGGGAAACCTTCACCAAGAGCGTCATGATGATCCAGTCCTGCCGATGCAACTACAACTGTCCGCATGCGAATGAAGCTTATCCCTACTACAGACTAGTCAATGACATTCACAAATTTAGGGACTGA